The DNA segment TGGATAAATATATTAAAAATGCTGAAAAATGTGTAAAAAGCTATATAGATATCAATGGTTATAAATTAGGCGTAGTTTTTGCTGAGAAATATAACTCCGAAATAGGTAATTATTTAGTGAAAAATGTTGATTTCGATTATGTTTTTATAATTAATCCTCAAAGAGGTAAAATCTCCATCCGCTCTAAACCTGAATTAGATATTAGTGGTATTGCTATAGCTAATGGTGGTGGTGGTCATAAAAATGCTGCAGGTTTCAGCATCAATTACGATTTTGGTGTAGGTAAGTTACTTCAAATGGTGGGTGTTGTTAAATGAATGCTGAGTTTGTTAAATCAGCATTCTTCCCTAAGGATTTCCCTGTATCTTTGCTACCAGAAGTATGTTTTGTTGGTAAGAGTAATGTGGGTAAATCTTCTGCTATAAATACAATTATTAATAGAAAAGATCTTGCTAAAGTTGGTAAAACACCAGGTAAAACAAGATTGATAAATTTTTTCTCAATAAAGACAAAAGAGTTGGACTTTATGTTGGTGGATTTACCTGGCTATGGTTATGCAAAGGTTTCAAAAAAAGAGAGGGAGGAGTGGCGCAAGTCGATAGAAAATTATCTTAAGTTTAGAGACAATCTCAGGTTGGTTGTTTTTATAATAGATATCAGAAGAGACCCAGATGAGCAGGATGAGGTGATGTTTAATTGGTTAAATTTATACAAGAAAAACTTTGTTATGTTACTTACTAAATGTGATAAGCTTTCGAACAATGAATTGGTGAAAAGATTAAAGGATCTTTACGCTCATCCTATGATAAATCAGGAAAACAGTATAGTTTTTTCCTCAGTTACGAGGAGGGGTAAGGATGAATTATACAAAAAGATTATTGAGGTTTGTTCAAAATAAGACAGCATTTTTCATTGCTACATTGTTGTTTATTATAGTTTTTTGGTTTGCTTCATATTATAAGGAACATGATATTGCTTTTTTACCTGATGAGACATTGATTAGAAGTATGGTTTCAGATGTGGAGTTTTCTAAAATGTCTATATATATTGCTATTTACTTTTTTAAGACCGATAATGATGGGTATGCTAAGGAGTTAAAAACAGCTTTACTAAGAGCTGCGGATAGAGGGGTAAGGGTTTATATAGTTTTAGATGTAGCTGAAAATGATATAACCACTGATGCAAACCTTGTTACTGCAAAGGAGCTGAATCATAACAACATTGTGGTTAAGGTTGATTCCCCCTTTAGAAAGTTACATTCGAAAATTATGGTTATCGATGAGGAGGTGGTTTATCTTGGTAGTCATAACTATACAAACAGTGCTTTTTCTAAAAATAATGAATCTACTTTGAGAATAAAATCTAAAAAGATTGCAAAAGAATGTATCAATTATATCAAAGGTATAAAGGCTTATGATATTGATTAAAAAAAGGGGGTTACCCCCCATTTATCAGTTGTTACCATGGATACCAAAGAGTTGTCTGATGGCATGTCTTGCTATGTTTGGATTTTCTTTAAGCCTTCTGCGGGAGTAAGGTAACCAATCTTTTCCAAAGGGTACATATACTCTTAGTCTGTGTCCTGCATTAAGAATAATCTTTCTCAATTCTTCATCCACACCAAGTAGCATTTGAAATTCGTATTGATCTCGCTTTAGGTTGTACTTTTCGATGAGTCTTGTCGCTTCGAAAACAAGTTTCTCATCGTGTGTGGCAATTCCTACATAAGCACCCTTCTGGAACATCTTTTCAAGTATATAAACAAAGCTCTGGTTTATTATATAAGGATCTTTGTAAGCGTGGATCCTTTTTTCGTTGTATATCCCTTTGCAGAGCCTAAAGTTCATATAACCATCGGAGAGATAATCTACATCTTTTGGTGTTCTTCTAAGGTATGATTGTAGGACTACACCAACATGTCCTGCATAGTTTATTCTGAGTCTTTTAAAGAAATCTATTGTAGCGTCGGTGCAGGTAACATCCTCCATGTCTATCCTTACAAAATTTCCTATATTTTTGGCGTGATCAACAATTTTTAAAATATTATTAAATGCCACTTCCTTGTCAAGGTTTAATCCCATCTGGGTTGGCTTCAGAGAGAGATTTGCATCAAGCTTTTCACTTTCTATAGTATTGAGTATCTCTATGCATCTTTCTCTATAATATTCAGCCTCGTTTAGATTCTTTATAAATTCACCCAAGATGTCGATTGTTGTCATTATCCCCTGAGCATTAAGTTCCTTTGTTACTTTTACTGCATCCTTTAATTCTGGTCCAGCGATGTAACTTTTTGCAAATATGCCCACCAGAGGGCCTGGTATGTGCATAATGCTTTTGGAGATCAGAAAGTTTAGAATAGACATCTTTTACTCCTATTTATCCCACATAAATGGGTATTCTACATCATCAGGTGCAATAAAGTTTTCTTTAACGGCCCTTGTGGATACCCATCTGTAGAGGTTTAGGACGCTACCAGCTTTATCATTCGTACCAGAAGCCCTACCACCACCAAATGGCTGTTGACCTACGACTGCACCTGTGGGCTTATCATTTATATAGAAATTACCGGCAGCAAATTCAAGTTTTTCCATCATTATGGATATAGCTCTTCTGTCGTTTGCAAATATTGCACCTGTAAGGGCGTATGGAGATGTTATGTCGCACAGTTCTAAAGTTTCTTCGAACTGTTCATCATTATAAACAAAGATTGTAAGAACGGGTCCAAATATCTCTTCCTCCATAGTTTTAAAATGTGGGTTTGTAGTGAGGATAACGGTTGGTTCTATGAAATAACCTATAGATTTGTCGTAATTTCCTCCAAAAATAATTTCAGCATCGGAAGAGTTTTTAGCATATTCAATATATTCTGTGATACTCTCAAAAGCAGATTCATCAATTACTGCATTGATAAGATTTGTAAAGTCTTCAACATCCCCCATTTTAAGTTTTTTAAGCTCTGCTTCCATTATCTCCCAGGTTTTATCCCATATTGATTTTGGGATGTATGCTCTTGATGCAGCTGAACATTTCTGTCCTTGATATTCAAAGGCACCCCTTACAAGAGCAACAACAAGTTTTTTAATATCTGCAGATGAGTGGGCAAATACAAAGTCTTTACCACCAGTTTCTCCTACTATTCTTGGGTAATTTTTGTATTTTGCAATGTTATTACCTACCTCTTTCCACATTTTTTGGAAGACTGGTGTACTTCCTG comes from the Calditerrivibrio sp. genome and includes:
- the yihA gene encoding ribosome biogenesis GTP-binding protein YihA/YsxC, which codes for MNAEFVKSAFFPKDFPVSLLPEVCFVGKSNVGKSSAINTIINRKDLAKVGKTPGKTRLINFFSIKTKELDFMLVDLPGYGYAKVSKKEREEWRKSIENYLKFRDNLRLVVFIIDIRRDPDEQDEVMFNWLNLYKKNFVMLLTKCDKLSNNELVKRLKDLYAHPMINQENSIVFSSVTRRGKDELYKKIIEVCSK
- a CDS encoding phospholipase D-like domain-containing protein; translated protein: MNYTKRLLRFVQNKTAFFIATLLFIIVFWFASYYKEHDIAFLPDETLIRSMVSDVEFSKMSIYIAIYFFKTDNDGYAKELKTALLRAADRGVRVYIVLDVAENDITTDANLVTAKELNHNNIVVKVDSPFRKLHSKIMVIDEEVVYLGSHNYTNSAFSKNNESTLRIKSKKIAKECINYIKGIKAYDID
- a CDS encoding proline dehydrogenase family protein, producing the protein MSILNFLISKSIMHIPGPLVGIFAKSYIAGPELKDAVKVTKELNAQGIMTTIDILGEFIKNLNEAEYYRERCIEILNTIESEKLDANLSLKPTQMGLNLDKEVAFNNILKIVDHAKNIGNFVRIDMEDVTCTDATIDFFKRLRINYAGHVGVVLQSYLRRTPKDVDYLSDGYMNFRLCKGIYNEKRIHAYKDPYIINQSFVYILEKMFQKGAYVGIATHDEKLVFEATRLIEKYNLKRDQYEFQMLLGVDEELRKIILNAGHRLRVYVPFGKDWLPYSRRRLKENPNIARHAIRQLFGIHGNN
- the pruA gene encoding L-glutamate gamma-semialdehyde dehydrogenase — encoded protein: MNYNNSVVSVPFPQNEPQYSYAPGTKERELLKSALKELKSQVIDIPLIIGGKEIRTGNIGKVVCPHNHSHVLAEYHKAGEKEVLLAIEESQKAWKEWQKMRYEERISIFLKAADLLSTKYRYILNAATMLSISKNAYQAEIDSACELIDFWRFNSYYAQQIYKEQPLHSPKGTWNYTQQRPLEGFIFAVTPFNFTAIGGNLPTSPAIMGNVVIWKPASSAIYAPYFIMKILQEAGLPDGVINFIPGSANIVGDICIKHPLLAGIHFTGSTPVFQKMWKEVGNNIAKYKNYPRIVGETGGKDFVFAHSSADIKKLVVALVRGAFEYQGQKCSAASRAYIPKSIWDKTWEIMEAELKKLKMGDVEDFTNLINAVIDESAFESITEYIEYAKNSSDAEIIFGGNYDKSIGYFIEPTVILTTNPHFKTMEEEIFGPVLTIFVYNDEQFEETLELCDITSPYALTGAIFANDRRAISIMMEKLEFAAGNFYINDKPTGAVVGQQPFGGGRASGTNDKAGSVLNLYRWVSTRAVKENFIAPDDVEYPFMWDK